The genomic segment AACGCAGGATTGGCCGCACCCTGGGTGGGCATGACGCTTCCGTCCACCACGTAGAGGCGGTCCACCCCGAACACCCGGTGCTCGGCATCGATGACGCCGTCTTGTGGCCGTGCCGCCATGCGCGCTCCCCCGACCAGATGCGCGTACCGGTTGACCGTCATGACCTCTTCGGCGCCGGCCGCCAGCAGTAGATCCGACATGACCGTCCCCGCGGCCTCGATGAGCTGCCTGTCGTTATCGCACTGGCTGTAGGCGAAGTGTGCGACGGGCAAGCCGTGCCGGTCCTTCTCATCGGCCAGCGTGACCCTGTTGTCAGGCAGCGGCAGCAGTTCACACAGGGCACCCAGCGTGGCCCAATGAATGTAGTCGCGCATGTACTCTCGCAAGGTCTCGCCCCAATGCCCCTGCGCAGCAACATGTTCAGACCACGTGATGGGCAGCGGGCTGACAGTCTGGATGGAGAACCCGCGGCGGTACGGCTTACTGGGATCCGTTTCGTAGAACTGTTCGGTGCTGACCTCCGGTGGCGGAGCCTTGTACATCCGAATCTCGTCGGAGAAGCGCCCCGCCACCTGCGGTGCCCCCTGCACCATCAGGTGGCTACCCAGATGGTCGTGATCGTTGCCGAGTCCGCCTGGGTATCGGGAGGTCGCCGAAAGCAAGAGCAGCCGCGGTGTCTCGATGGAGTAACCGGCAATCACGACGGCATGAGCACATTGACGATGCAACACACCGGCATGCAGATATTCCACACCGGTGGCGCGCCCGGAGTCGTCGTCGACGAGGATGCGGCTGACGTGGGCGTCGGGACGCACCTCGGCGCCGTTGGCGAGGGCATCGGGAATGTGGGTGACCAGTGGGCTGGCCTTGGCGTTGACCTTGCAGCCTTGGATACAGAAGCCTCGATAGATGCAGTGCGGCCGGTTCCCGAAGCGGCCGTTGGGGATTGCGACCGGCCCGACGCGCATGTCGATGCCCATGGCATTCGCGCCGCGCAGGGCGATCAGTCCGTTGCCGCTCACCGGGTGCGGACTGTGCGGATAGCTGTGCGGGTCACCCCACGGCCAGTCCTGACCGGCCACCGGCAACTCGGCCTCGATCTGTTCGTAATAGGGGCGAAGGTCGGCGTAGTCGATGGGCCAGTCAGCCCCCACCCCGTCGGAACTGAAGGTATGGAAGTCGGACGGATGAAACCGCGGGGTATAGCCGGCATAGTGCACCATGGACCCGCCGACGCCGCGCCCGGAGTTGTTGGAGCCCAGGGGTACCGGGTCGGTGCCACCGATCTGACGGGGTTCGGTCCAATATAACCGGTGCGAGCCGCGTTCGTCGCTGACCCAGTCACTGTCCGGATCCCAGAACGGTCCGGCGTCGAGCAGCACCACACTCCAGCCCGCGCGGGCCAGTCGCTGCCCGAGCGTGGCGCCACCTGCACCGGCGCCGACGATGACGATGTCGACCTCGTCGTCCTCGGGATAGCGACGCATGTCCGACCGCAGCCGGTGGTTGGTGCGGACCCCGTTGTTGGGCAGTAACCAGGCAGAGGCGTTCCGGTCGCGGACGGCACCGGCGTCAACCATCCGTCGCCCCCTCGACGAGAGCCGCATCCGCACGGCGCGCACGTTCTACGCGGGTGGCGAAGGGGACCGGATCGGCACTGTGTTGGTCGGCGGTCTCAAACGATTCCCGGGCGTTGACACCGGGATTCAGATATCCGCGTGGGTAGGCCGGCCCGGGAAACCCCATCTCGTTCCACGCCCAAGGATGCGAGTAGAACGCCGTGCAGGCATACCGGGTCCATAGGCTCCAGACGTGTCCGGCAGCCCAGCCGTGCCAGTCGTCACCGCTGTCGGACAGGTCTTGGATGTTCTGCAGTACGCGTGCCTGATCCTCGCCGGCAAGGTCGGCATAGCCGGCGCCACAGCGATTGTGGGCGTCACCATCCAACGCGGCCAAGGACTCACGCCATGCCTGACCGTCCTCGGGCATGTCGTCGTAATGCCACCCGTCCGTCTCCCCCGCCGCCAGCCGGGCGTCGATCAACTCCAGTACCGGAATCTTCGGGTCGGCGTCCTGCGCAAGCAGCAGATCGAGCATCGGCGTCGCGACGGCCACCTCGTCGACGGTGAAGAACGCCAGCATGGACGGCAGGGCGAGCCGCGCGAGAACCACACCGGCGGTGACGGTGTCCCACTTGTCGACCTGAGCCAGCACATCGAAACCGTCGAATCGACCACGATTCTGTGGAGTGACGGCGCGATAATGGGTTGGGCGAAACAACATCAGCGCACTCCGTCGCCGGGCAGGTGCTCGCGACGCAGCAGGGCGGCCAGCAGTCCCATCCCGCCGACCAGGGACGCCAGCAGGGGCGCGAACGCCGGCGGACCGGATTCCACGTTGTACTTGGTGAATCCGCCCGGCCTCTGCTGGATTCCACGCCAATGCAGGTAGGTGCCCTGTAGGCCGTTGGCGACGATCAGCGCACTGGCCGCGGGCAACACCGTATGAGCGGCGCGACGGGAGAAGAAGGCAGCCAGCCCGGCCGGGATCGCGGTGGGAACCACGACAACAGGCCAGTACATCATCCGGTTGCCGAAGCTGGCACCGTCGTGTGAGAAGTAGATCTCGGCGGTGGTGACTGCGGCACCGGCGGCGGTCAACGCGGACAACGTGCGTTCGAATCGTCCGGTTCGGATGGCGTGCAGCGCGGCGCGCACGGGATTCATGAGCGGACCTTCTTCTCGCCGGGAAAGTATTGCTGCACTTTCTGTTTGACGCCCTGCTTGATGAAGCCCGCGCTGTCCTCATCGCCGCCGAGAACCGCCTCGACAAGGGACTTGGCCTGGTCGAAAGTCGCGTGCGGTGGAATCGGCGGAACATCGGGGTCACACCTGACGTCGAGCACGGTGGGCCGATCCGCGGCCAGCGCGCGATCCCACGCACCGCCCAGCGCGGCGGGGTCATCAATATTGTCGCCGTGCAGTCCGAGGCTACGCGCGAAGCCGGCGAAGTCGACATCTGGAAGGTTCTGCGACGCTTCGAATTTCGGTGAGTTCTCCATCGCCCGCATCTCCCAGGTGACCTGGTTGAGGTCGTTGTTGTGCAGGACAGCGATGATGAGCCGGGGGTCGGTCCATTGCTTGTAGTACTTGGCGATTGTGATCAGTTCGGCCATACCGTTCATCTGCATCGCACCGTCGCCGACGAACGCGATGGTAGGCCGGTCGGGGTGCGCCCACTTGGCACCGATGACGTAGGGCACCCCGGGCCCCATCGTGGCGAGTGTGCCGGACAGCGAGCCGCGGACATCACCACGGAACTTCAGGTGGCGGGCATACCAGTTGGCCGACGAGCCGGAATCGGCGGCGATGATGGCGTTGTCCGGCAACCGTTCCGAGAGTTCCCAGAAGATCCGCATCGGATTGATCGGGTCGGCCTCGGTCATCGCCCGCCGCTGCACGGTGGTCCACCACCTGTCCACCCATTTCTCGACCTTCTCGCGCCAGGATCGATCGGTCTTGCGTTCCAACAACGGGATCAACGCACGAAGGGTGCTCTTGGCGTCACCGACGAGATTGATCTCGTACGGGTAGCGCATCCCGATCCACTTTCCCGACCGGTCGATCTGCACGGCGCGGGCCTGGTCGAGTTCGGGCAGGAACTGCGTATAGGGGAAATTCGAGCCGACCGTGAGCAGCGTGTCGCAGTCCTGCATGAGATGCCAGCTGGCGGTGGTGCCGAGCAATCCGATCGAGCCGGTCACCCAGGGCAGGTCATCAGGCAGAACGTCTTTGCCGAGCAAGGCTTTTGCCGCACCCGCACCCAGTAGGTCCGCTACTTCGGTCAGCTCGGCAGCACACCCGCGGGCGCCCTGCCCGACCAGCATGGCGACCTTCTTCCCGGCGTTCAGGAGATCGGCGGTACGGCGCAGGGCATCGTCGTCGGGCACCACCCGCGCTTCCGACATCCCCAGGCTGGAGGGAACTTGCTTGAACGCATGGCCCGGTGGTTCGTAAGGCAGCTCGAACACGTCGGACGGCACGATGATCGCCGTCGGCGCACCTTCGCTGAGCGCGATCCGGATAGCGCGGTCGATCAGGTTCGGTAACTGCTTGGGAACGGTGCACATTTGGACGTACTCGCTGCAGACGTCCTTGAACAGACTCAGCAGATCGATCTCCTGCTGGTAGGAGCCACCCATCGCCGAGCGCTCGGTCTGACCGACGATCGCAACCACCGGGACGTGGTCCAGCTTCGCGTCGTACAACCCGTTGAGCAGGTGTACCGCGCCCGGTCCGCTGGTCGCCACGCAAACGCCGGCCTGACCGGAGAACTTCGCGAAGCCCACGGCTTCGAACGCGGCCATCTCTTCATGGCGGGCCTGAACGAACTGCGGGTTGTCGTCTGCTCGCTGCCATGCGGCGAGCAGCCCGTTGATGCCGTCTCCGGGAAATCCGAAGACCTGTTTGACGCCCCATTCGCGTAACCGGGCGAGTAGGACGTCACCGACGGTGTCGGACATGTCATCTCCTTGTAAGTCGTTGTGCCATATTGGAATCGCAGCCTCAGCGATGCGACCGCCGTTGCGGTATCCAGGTGGGCCCCTCGATCTGATCGGGAAGAAGCCACATGGCGGAGCCGATGTTGTAGCAGAAGAGGATCGACCACAGCACGATCGCCGGCGCGGTGAAACCCAAGGGACCGGGGTCGCGGTGGGCCGCGGCGACCGCACAAATGATCATCAGCGCGAGTGCGACCGCAGTCATCACCAGCGTGAACACCGTCGCCGCTCGCCGATGGGCCAGCACCACCAGCGTCACCGCGGCGATGCCGAGCAGAACGATGCTCAGCGCCGGGGTCAGCTGCACGCCCAGCGGCTGCCACCCATCCGTTTGCGGTCGAGCGAGGACACCTATCAGACCCACCACGCCCAGTAATCCAGTGACCGCCGCCTGGGCCAGCAGCAACCGGCGGCCCTGCTGCCAGTGCGGTGCAGTCAGGCTGATGCGGCGCATTCCGGCCGTCTCGGGCGGCATCGGCCCGCGGGTATCTTGTGCCACTTGTGTCTCCAATTCCCGGGAGTCTGAGCAACTCCAGCACCATTTAGTTGCTTAAAGACAACATATCCAATTTGGATGATGTGCAAACGGGTGATTTGTGCACACCGCATGTCATGCGTCGCAGATGTAGGCTGGACAAGCTATTGGGTGCCCGAGGATAGGGGTGACAAACGTGGGTAACGCGCCACCCGACACCGGATACGCCGCCGAACTCGAACGAGCGACGCGCGGGCTGTTAGCGCTCAACGTTGTCGTGCTCGAGGAGATCGAGAAACGCGTCGGGCTGCCCACGCTTCGCGCGCTGCAATCACTCGAGCGGCTCGGCCCCAGCCTGGTTACCGAACTCGGCGAGGATCTCGACCTCGTTCCGTCCAGCGCCAGCCGCCTCAGCGACCGACTCGCCGAGGCCGGCCTCATCACCCGCACTGTGGCGCCCCACAATCGGCGCGCCACCGTCCTCGAGCTGACCGACGCCGGACAGGCGATCCTCGACGAGGTCGTCGCCAAGCGCGCTGAACAGTTCCGTCGCGTCACCGAACAGATGAGCAACCGGGAGCGAGAGCAGCTCCTGCGCGGCGCAGCAGCATTCACCACCGCCTACAGCCAGTTGGCCAAACACTCCTGACGCAATGGACGCCCTACAGGGCAAGTACGGCACGTTCTACGTGGGCAGCGTGATGAACATGGAAACCGTCGAGCACACCGCCCAGTTCTCGACCGATCTGGTTGACCGTCATTTCTAGGCGGCATTGGTCGCGATCGCGCGACGTTCACGCGTAAACGCTTCCCGGGAGGCCCGACTTAGCTTAATATTCGCTGAGAAAGCAAACGGGCGCTCGACCACACAGCCGGTTCGGCGCCCATATCGGGGGGTTTGCCTGAAGTCCGCCGACTTCACGGGCAACTGATCAGGACGAAGGCGGTACTTCCATGGCAAACATCCAGCGTGGAGCACGAGCTGGCGCAGCGGCTGTCGCACTCGGGCTGTCCCTGGCATGGCCGACTATCGCCATTGCCAGCGCGGATACCCCCGACGGAGATTCGTCCTCGGTTTCCGCCGGTCCGGCAAAGACGCCCGGGACGGGGCACTCAGCCCGCACCGCGAAGCCCACCCAGGGCAGCGCGTCATCGAAGAAATCCTCCTCCGCCCGCAAGCCCACCTCCGCCGCGCGTGTTCAGGTGAGCACCCCCGACGCGACCACCACCGACGCCACGGCCGACAAACCCAAGGCACAGTCGAGCAGGACCGTCTCCGACGCCACGTCGTCCTCGACCGCCGAGGCCGACACCTCCGGTTCCGCGCAGACGACGGACAGCCAGCAGACCGCCGCCACGACCACCTCCACCCCGAAGGTGGCCGAAGCATCGGCCACCCCGACCGCGGCGACCACGACCTCGACGATCACGGCACTGCGTGTGCCATCGGCCAGCGCCTCGCCCACCGATGTGATCACCGGTTTCTTCGGCTCGATTCAGGGACTCTTCGAGGGCGCCGCGCTGCTGGTGCGCCGCACGTTCTTCAACGAGGCGCCGACGGTCACCCCGGTTCAGCTCACCGGTGAGACGACCGGCCCGATCACCGGCAAGGTGGGCGCGGTCGACCCCGAGGGCGACAAGATGGTCTACAAGGTGGCCCAGCAGGGCCACTACGGCACCGTCACAGTCGACGCGAACGGGAACTACACGTACACCCCGGACGATCCGGGCGCCAACATCGTCGACTCGTTCGTCGTCTCTGCCACCGACACCGGCCCGCACATCAACCTGCTCAACTGGTTCCGGACCCCCAGCACTTACGCCGCTGGGTCCATCTACCAGGAACCGGCCAACACCCCGCGGATCACGTACGTCTTCACCTACGGAAACGGGTCGCAGTTCTGGTCGAGCGCTGCCCGGGCCGAGCTGGCGGCGACCGCCATCTACCTGTCGAGCTATTTCGAGCCGCAGCACGACGTGACCATCACCTACGCGGTCACCGGCCAGTACTCGCTGGCCGGCTCGACGCTGGCCTCCGCCGGCAGTGACCTCATCAGCGACCAGGGCTTCGCCGAAACCGTGGTTCAGCACAAGATCCTCACCGGTGAAGACCTAAACGGCTCCGCCGCCGACGGCACGATCGACTGGAACTTCGGCTACGGCTGGGGCTACTTCTCCACCGTGCCCGCGGGAAGCTACGACTTCCAATCCACAGCGATGCACGAGCTGCTACACACCTACGGCTTCCTGTCGGTTATCGACAGCGCAGGCAACAACTCCATTGAGAACTGGACCACGTTCGACAAGTTCGTCGTCGACAAGTACGGCAACTCTGTGTGGACCGGGCCGAACGACACCACCTTCAATTCCACCGCCTACAACTCAAACCTGACCGGCGGCAACGGCGGCCTGTATTTCGGCGGTCCCACATTGCCCACCACGTACGCCTACCAAGCCAATCAAAACAACCCCGTTCCGCTGTACACCCCGAACCCGTGGGAATCCGGCAGCTCCATGTCGCACCTGAACGACAACTACTACAACGGTTCGAGTGATCTCAGGCCGGAGATGCTGATGAACGCGGCGTCGGACACCGGCCCGGGCGTCACCAAACTAAGCGACATCGAGATCGGCATCATGGCTGATCTCGGCTACAAGATGGTGGGATTGTCGAACGCCACGATGGTGTCGGCGTCCCCGACCGTCGCAGTGCTGTTCATCGGCCTCATGCTTGTCCGCCGCCGCAAGACGGCCAAAAGCGCCTGAGGTCAGTTACTGCTCGGGCAGTCGATCGTAAGGAACACTGTGGTGTTGGCTGGCGGGTGATCCCCCCGAAGGCCGTCGACGTTGGTGATCTTGCATTCCGACAGCGGCCGGTCAGTCCCACTTCCGGCAGAGAAGTTGTATTGCACGTTGTAGCCCTGGCTTTGTAAGGCCAGCGCGCCGTCGGCGGCATTCTGATTCTGGTTGAAAGCCCGCGGCGGCATCTGGATGATGCCCTTCTCCGTAGGTACCGGCTTGCTCGTCGAGGCGCTGCTGGAGGTGGTTGAGCTCGGGCTCTCCTTCGAGGACTGACCGCAGCCCGCCGAAAGACCCGCTACCGCAACGATTGTCAGAAGACCACCGGCCAGCGCGAGCTGACGTGAAACCATCGTCGACTGCTTCATTCCATGCCTTCCGACACCACCATTGACCATGACCGGAAAAACTTATCTGCCTGCGCGGCAGCGGCAAAACCGATCAGCCCATCTTGCCGGGGGCGTCTCGCAATGTTCGCCTGAGCGCAACCTTCAAGACACTCAACCGGCGTCAGCGACCGAGCATTCCCGTGACCATCAGCACTGCGCCGATGACGACAAGCGCGACCGCGCTGATCTCGGCTTGCCGCTGCTGGATCCACGCCCGCAATCGCTCCAGCGACCGATCAAATCGCTTGGCTGCCAGGACGTGAGCCAGCACCGGCAGTAGCGTTCCGGCACCCGCTATCACGACGAAGTACCCGACGGCGGCACCCTGCCCCACGGGCCCCAGCCTCGCGGCATCGATCGCCAAACCCGCTGCGGCACAAGCCACAATGATCTTCGGGTTGAACACGCCGAACCCCAGCCCGACCGCCGCGGTGCGGGCCGGAGACCACTTGCCGATGGCATCCAGCCAGTGCGCCGATCGCACCGCCTTCGTGCGTCGCAACCACAACCACGCGCCGGTGACGATCAGCACCGCGCCGCCGATGAGCCGCAGTCGCAGCTGCCAGACCGAGGATGTGTCGGCCGAGCCGCCCAGCAGTCGTGGGACGTTGAGGAACAGCACGGTGAGCACCGTCAGCCCGGTCACCCACCCGGCGGCGAAAGCCAAACCCGCCGCGCGCGGCCGCGTCGAATACAGCACCAGCAACAGAGCAGGCAGTATCGAAATAGGCGACAGTGCCACCACCAACGCCAGTGGAATCAGCTCGGCGGACACCGCCGCCCAGTCGCTCGGCACCAGGGGATCAGTCCTCGTCGGGGGTGTCCGGCCGCGGACGCAAGTCACCGAGCGGACGATGGTCGCCGAACAACGGACGCCGCAACGGCTGATGCCCGTGAACGCCTTCGGCGTAAGCGGTTTCGGCATGCTGGGTGAAGTCCACCCCCGCCGTCTCGTCTTCGGCGCTCACCCGGAACCCGATGGTCCGATCGATCACCTTGGCCAAAACGAACGACATGATGAACGCGTAAGCCGCGACCACGACCATCGCGAGTGCCTGCTTGCCGAGCTGGGCCAGCCCGCCGCCGTAGAACAGTCCCTGCGGTCCGCCCGTCATCACCGCTGTGGCCAGGAAGCCGATCAGCAGCACGCCGACCACACCGCCGACGAAGTGCACGCCGACCACATCCAGCGAGTCGTCATAGCCGAACCGGAACTTCAGCCCGATCGCGAACGAACACACCACGCCCGCCGCCACCCCGACGATCGCGGCGCCGAGGGTGTTCACGGTCCCGCACGAGGGTGTGATCGCGACGAGTCCCGCGACCACACCGGAGGCCGCGCCGAACGTCGTCGGGCGCCCGTCACGGATCTGCTCGACCGACAACCAGCCGAGCATGCCCAGGCAGCCCGCCACCAGTGTGTTGAGGAAAATGGCCGCCGCCGTCCCGTTGGCGGCCAACGCGGATCCGGCATTGAAGCCGAACCAACCGAACCACAGCAGCCCGACGCCGAGGAGGACGAAGGGCAGGTTGTGCGGACGCATCGCGTCGACCTTGAATCCGATCCGCGGCCCCAGCACCAGTGCCAGTGCCAAGGCCGAAGATCCAGACACGACCTCGACGACAAGGCCGCCGGCGTAGTCGAGCACCCCGAGCTTGAACAACCAGCCGCCCGGCGCCCAAACCCAATGCGCCACAACGGCATACACCACAATGGACCAGACCGGCACGAAGATCATCCAGGCGGCGAACTTCGCCCGGTCGGCGATCGCCCCGCTGATCAGGGCGGCGGTGATGATCGCGAAGCTCAGCTGGAACGTGGAGAACAACAGTTCCGGCACCGAGCCGTGCACGGTGCTCGGACCGATGCCGGCCATACCGATGTGCGACAGATCGCCGATCACCCCACCGAGGCTGGTCCCGGAGAACGCCAGGGTGTAGCCGAACAGCAGCCAGGCCACCGTGACGAGCGGGATCGCGATGAAGCTCATCATGATCATGTTGAGCACACCGGTGGTGCGGACCATGCCGCCGTAGAAAATGGCCAATCCGGGCGTCATCAGTAGGACGAGCGCTGTGCTGGCCAGCAGCCACGCGGTGGCGGCGGGATCGATCGCTTGCAAAGTCCGGCTCCTTCGACGGTCCCGACGAGAATGTCGGCGCGAAGTTTCGGCGGTGCGGCGATCGTGTTTCAGCCGTGTTTCACGAACCTCACGTCGGCCTCACCAACCCATGGAGCCGGGTATTCCCTTGAACGGTCCGACCACTCTGCTCGTGATCCACCCGCCGTAGAACCCGCCTGGCTGCGGCACCACCGTTTCACCGTCCACGGTGCACCGGTCGACCAGGCTTGCCATCACCGCGATGGCTCCCGCGATCTCTGCGAACGCAGGAGTCGGCCGGGGATAGGCCCACGCCGCCCGGCTCGCCACCGTGGCCCCGGCCACCAGGTCGTAGTAGCGCGCCTGCCCTTTCCATTCGCACATCGAAGCACCGGGGGCGTCTCGGAGAGCGCCGTCCACGAACGCTTCACGGGGTAGGTAATACGTCGGCGGATGGCTGGTCTCGAGCACTCGCCAGCTGCGCGACGTGGAGGCGATCACGCGCCCGCCGAGTTCGACGGTGATCGTGCCGCTGAACGGCTCGAGGCGCGGCGGACGCGGGTAGTCCCACACCGATTCCTGGCCCGGACCGGCCGGCTCGGGTGTCGGCCAACTGCTCATGGCTCGACGATACGAAAATGGACGGCATGCGCGGCGATTGGTGGATGATCCCGGTGTCGATCGCTGCCGCGTTGCTCGTCGTCTGGCTGGCGCTCGCGGTCACGTTATGGCTGGTCAAACCCGACGACGTCGGCATCACCGACCTACTGCGCCTGCTGCCCGACACCCTGCGGCTGCTCAAGCGCCTGGCCACCGACCCGGAGATGCCTCGACGGATTCGCGTCGTTCTCGCCGGCCTGCTGATATTCCTGGCCTCCCCCATCGACCTCATTCCCGACTTCATCCCGGTGC from the Mycolicibacterium crocinum genome contains:
- a CDS encoding DUF427 domain-containing protein, which produces MSSWPTPEPAGPGQESVWDYPRPPRLEPFSGTITVELGGRVIASTSRSWRVLETSHPPTYYLPREAFVDGALRDAPGASMCEWKGQARYYDLVAGATVASRAAWAYPRPTPAFAEIAGAIAVMASLVDRCTVDGETVVPQPGGFYGGWITSRVVGPFKGIPGSMGW
- a CDS encoding gluconate 2-dehydrogenase subunit 3 family protein, with the translated sequence MLFRPTHYRAVTPQNRGRFDGFDVLAQVDKWDTVTAGVVLARLALPSMLAFFTVDEVAVATPMLDLLLAQDADPKIPVLELIDARLAAGETDGWHYDDMPEDGQAWRESLAALDGDAHNRCGAGYADLAGEDQARVLQNIQDLSDSGDDWHGWAAGHVWSLWTRYACTAFYSHPWAWNEMGFPGPAYPRGYLNPGVNARESFETADQHSADPVPFATRVERARRADAALVEGATDG
- a CDS encoding Ig-like domain-containing protein; amino-acid sequence: MSTPDATTTDATADKPKAQSSRTVSDATSSSTAEADTSGSAQTTDSQQTAATTTSTPKVAEASATPTAATTTSTITALRVPSASASPTDVITGFFGSIQGLFEGAALLVRRTFFNEAPTVTPVQLTGETTGPITGKVGAVDPEGDKMVYKVAQQGHYGTVTVDANGNYTYTPDDPGANIVDSFVVSATDTGPHINLLNWFRTPSTYAAGSIYQEPANTPRITYVFTYGNGSQFWSSAARAELAATAIYLSSYFEPQHDVTITYAVTGQYSLAGSTLASAGSDLISDQGFAETVVQHKILTGEDLNGSAADGTIDWNFGYGWGYFSTVPAGSYDFQSTAMHELLHTYGFLSVIDSAGNNSIENWTTFDKFVVDKYGNSVWTGPNDTTFNSTAYNSNLTGGNGGLYFGGPTLPTTYAYQANQNNPVPLYTPNPWESGSSMSHLNDNYYNGSSDLRPEMLMNAASDTGPGVTKLSDIEIGIMADLGYKMVGLSNATMVSASPTVAVLFIGLMLVRRRKTAKSA
- a CDS encoding YkvA family protein, which gives rise to MDGMRGDWWMIPVSIAAALLVVWLALAVTLWLVKPDDVGITDLLRLLPDTLRLLKRLATDPEMPRRIRVVLAGLLIFLASPIDLIPDFIPVLGYVDDAIITAVVLRWVTRTAGPQALAKHWPGTPDGLVALCRLCRLPDPL
- a CDS encoding thiamine pyrophosphate-requiring protein, with the translated sequence MSDTVGDVLLARLREWGVKQVFGFPGDGINGLLAAWQRADDNPQFVQARHEEMAAFEAVGFAKFSGQAGVCVATSGPGAVHLLNGLYDAKLDHVPVVAIVGQTERSAMGGSYQQEIDLLSLFKDVCSEYVQMCTVPKQLPNLIDRAIRIALSEGAPTAIIVPSDVFELPYEPPGHAFKQVPSSLGMSEARVVPDDDALRRTADLLNAGKKVAMLVGQGARGCAAELTEVADLLGAGAAKALLGKDVLPDDLPWVTGSIGLLGTTASWHLMQDCDTLLTVGSNFPYTQFLPELDQARAVQIDRSGKWIGMRYPYEINLVGDAKSTLRALIPLLERKTDRSWREKVEKWVDRWWTTVQRRAMTEADPINPMRIFWELSERLPDNAIIAADSGSSANWYARHLKFRGDVRGSLSGTLATMGPGVPYVIGAKWAHPDRPTIAFVGDGAMQMNGMAELITIAKYYKQWTDPRLIIAVLHNNDLNQVTWEMRAMENSPKFEASQNLPDVDFAGFARSLGLHGDNIDDPAALGGAWDRALAADRPTVLDVRCDPDVPPIPPHATFDQAKSLVEAVLGGDEDSAGFIKQGVKQKVQQYFPGEKKVRS
- a CDS encoding GMC family oxidoreductase, encoding MRRYPEDDEVDIVIVGAGAGGATLGQRLARAGWSVVLLDAGPFWDPDSDWVSDERGSHRLYWTEPRQIGGTDPVPLGSNNSGRGVGGSMVHYAGYTPRFHPSDFHTFSSDGVGADWPIDYADLRPYYEQIEAELPVAGQDWPWGDPHSYPHSPHPVSGNGLIALRGANAMGIDMRVGPVAIPNGRFGNRPHCIYRGFCIQGCKVNAKASPLVTHIPDALANGAEVRPDAHVSRILVDDDSGRATGVEYLHAGVLHRQCAHAVVIAGYSIETPRLLLLSATSRYPGGLGNDHDHLGSHLMVQGAPQVAGRFSDEIRMYKAPPPEVSTEQFYETDPSKPYRRGFSIQTVSPLPITWSEHVAAQGHWGETLREYMRDYIHWATLGALCELLPLPDNRVTLADEKDRHGLPVAHFAYSQCDNDRQLIEAAGTVMSDLLLAAGAEEVMTVNRYAHLVGGARMAARPQDGVIDAEHRVFGVDRLYVVDGSVMPTQGAANPALTIMALAGRAADLMKNHAVRS
- a CDS encoding ammonium transporter, with amino-acid sequence MQAIDPAATAWLLASTALVLLMTPGLAIFYGGMVRTTGVLNMIMMSFIAIPLVTVAWLLFGYTLAFSGTSLGGVIGDLSHIGMAGIGPSTVHGSVPELLFSTFQLSFAIITAALISGAIADRAKFAAWMIFVPVWSIVVYAVVAHWVWAPGGWLFKLGVLDYAGGLVVEVVSGSSALALALVLGPRIGFKVDAMRPHNLPFVLLGVGLLWFGWFGFNAGSALAANGTAAAIFLNTLVAGCLGMLGWLSVEQIRDGRPTTFGAASGVVAGLVAITPSCGTVNTLGAAIVGVAAGVVCSFAIGLKFRFGYDDSLDVVGVHFVGGVVGVLLIGFLATAVMTGGPQGLFYGGGLAQLGKQALAMVVVAAYAFIMSFVLAKVIDRTIGFRVSAEDETAGVDFTQHAETAYAEGVHGHQPLRRPLFGDHRPLGDLRPRPDTPDED
- a CDS encoding GAP family protein, which codes for MPSDWAAVSAELIPLALVVALSPISILPALLLVLYSTRPRAAGLAFAAGWVTGLTVLTVLFLNVPRLLGGSADTSSVWQLRLRLIGGAVLIVTGAWLWLRRTKAVRSAHWLDAIGKWSPARTAAVGLGFGVFNPKIIVACAAAGLAIDAARLGPVGQGAAVGYFVVIAGAGTLLPVLAHVLAAKRFDRSLERLRAWIQQRQAEISAVALVVIGAVLMVTGMLGR
- a CDS encoding MarR family winged helix-turn-helix transcriptional regulator; this translates as MGNAPPDTGYAAELERATRGLLALNVVVLEEIEKRVGLPTLRALQSLERLGPSLVTELGEDLDLVPSSASRLSDRLAEAGLITRTVAPHNRRATVLELTDAGQAILDEVVAKRAEQFRRVTEQMSNREREQLLRGAAAFTTAYSQLAKHS